A genomic region of Candidatus Effluviviaceae Genus I sp. contains the following coding sequences:
- the lon gene encoding endopeptidase La, whose product MLRIQHDDEIIEFSDKLPIVPLRDLVLYPSMVIPLLVGRQRSVAALEEVMHTDKIMFVVTQREVETADPDPDELYRVGTVVRVLQLLRLPDGTMKVLVEGLTRAIVKRFTKSEAYLSARVEILEDKIEKTVETEALVRSVGGQFEEYVQLSRKIPQEILVTVVNMEDVSRFADTVATHLAGRLEDKQQVLEAEDVTQRLRVLARALSAELEILRLERKIENQVRDQLQKSQKEFYLHQQMKAIQEELGQEGEGAPEVAELADAIAKAHMSEEAEKKAMAELERLKKMSPMSPEATVVRTYIEWLTAMPWDKRTKDRADIAEVEQILEDDHYGLKKPKERILEYLAVLKLMEKVKGPILCLVGPPGVGKTSLGRSIGRALGREFVRVSLGGVRDEAEIRGHRRTYIGSMPGRIIQGLKKAGSKNPVFLLDEVDKMSSDFRGDPASALLEVLDPEQNCTFNDHYLDVDFDLSEVMFITTANVLHTVPPALEDRMEVIRLPGYLRDEKLQIAKKFLVPKQLEANGLVKAGVTFSDSALCRIIDDYTREAGVRNLEREIANICRKIAREHAASKRPTKQVTPKAVRRFLGMARFLSQEVQTEARVGVATGLAWTSVGGELLTVEALTMKGEGKLILTGKLGEVMQESAKAALSYAKAHAAELGIDDEVFATTDIHVHVP is encoded by the coding sequence ATGCTTCGCATCCAGCACGACGATGAGATCATCGAGTTCAGCGACAAGCTCCCGATCGTGCCGCTGAGAGACCTCGTGCTCTATCCGAGCATGGTCATCCCGCTGCTCGTCGGCCGGCAGCGGTCGGTGGCGGCGCTCGAAGAGGTCATGCACACCGACAAGATCATGTTCGTCGTCACGCAACGCGAGGTCGAGACGGCGGACCCCGACCCCGACGAGCTGTACCGCGTCGGGACGGTCGTGCGCGTGCTCCAGCTCCTCCGGCTTCCCGACGGCACCATGAAGGTCCTCGTGGAGGGGCTGACCCGGGCGATCGTCAAGCGGTTCACGAAGAGCGAGGCGTACCTGTCGGCGCGCGTCGAGATCCTCGAGGACAAGATCGAGAAGACCGTCGAGACCGAGGCGCTCGTCCGCAGCGTCGGCGGGCAGTTCGAGGAGTACGTCCAGCTCTCGCGGAAGATCCCGCAGGAGATCCTGGTCACCGTCGTCAACATGGAGGACGTGTCGCGCTTCGCCGACACGGTGGCCACGCATCTCGCCGGCCGGCTCGAGGACAAGCAGCAGGTCCTCGAGGCGGAGGACGTCACGCAGCGGCTGCGCGTCCTCGCCCGCGCGCTGTCGGCGGAGCTCGAGATCCTGCGCCTCGAGCGCAAGATCGAGAACCAGGTCCGCGACCAGCTCCAGAAGAGCCAGAAGGAGTTCTACCTCCACCAGCAGATGAAGGCGATCCAGGAGGAGCTCGGGCAGGAGGGCGAGGGCGCCCCCGAGGTCGCCGAGCTCGCCGACGCGATCGCGAAGGCGCACATGAGCGAGGAGGCCGAGAAGAAGGCGATGGCCGAGCTCGAGCGCCTGAAGAAGATGTCGCCGATGTCGCCCGAGGCGACCGTCGTTCGGACCTACATCGAGTGGCTCACGGCGATGCCGTGGGACAAGCGAACGAAGGACCGCGCCGACATCGCGGAGGTCGAGCAGATCCTCGAGGACGACCACTACGGGCTCAAGAAGCCGAAGGAGCGCATCCTCGAGTACCTCGCGGTCCTCAAGCTCATGGAGAAGGTGAAGGGCCCCATCCTGTGCCTCGTCGGCCCGCCCGGCGTGGGGAAGACCTCGCTCGGCCGCTCGATCGGCCGCGCGCTCGGGCGCGAGTTCGTGCGCGTGTCGCTCGGCGGCGTGCGCGACGAGGCGGAGATCCGCGGGCACCGGAGGACCTACATCGGCTCGATGCCGGGGCGCATCATCCAGGGCCTCAAGAAGGCCGGCTCGAAGAACCCGGTCTTTCTGCTCGACGAGGTGGACAAGATGAGTTCGGACTTCCGGGGCGATCCGGCGTCCGCGCTTCTCGAGGTGCTCGACCCGGAGCAGAACTGCACGTTCAACGACCACTACCTCGACGTGGACTTCGACCTCTCGGAGGTCATGTTCATCACGACGGCCAACGTGCTGCACACGGTGCCGCCGGCGCTCGAGGACAGGATGGAAGTCATCCGGCTGCCGGGGTACCTCCGCGACGAGAAGCTCCAGATCGCGAAGAAGTTCCTCGTGCCGAAGCAGCTCGAGGCCAACGGCCTCGTGAAGGCCGGGGTGACGTTCTCCGACAGCGCGCTCTGCCGCATCATCGACGACTACACGCGCGAGGCGGGCGTCAGGAACCTCGAGCGCGAGATCGCGAACATCTGCCGCAAGATCGCGCGCGAGCACGCGGCGTCGAAGCGGCCGACGAAGCAGGTCACGCCGAAGGCCGTGCGCCGGTTCCTCGGCATGGCGAGGTTCCTCTCGCAGGAGGTTCAGACCGAAGCGCGCGTCGGCGTCGCCACCGGCCTTGCGTGGACCAGCGTGGGCGGCGAGCTCCTCACGGTCGAGGCGCTCACGATGAAGGGCGAGGGGAAGCTCATTCTCACGGGCAAGCTCGGCGAGGT
- a CDS encoding helix-turn-helix transcriptional regulator — protein sequence MPTKEELGRRLRVARFEKNLTLKQVATRCGMSATHISEVERGKTSPTIGALQRIAAALGENPSHFVREDIIEPVKFTPAASRCSFVTRTVGGAPTPIEFVTAGIRGGYVQVMRRVGPPGESGDAEPRIGEIVVLCVRGAIRVTVCDQSWTLREGDTLQTRMDDGFAAEVVGDEEAESLWIMAAPVLIPV from the coding sequence ATGCCGACGAAAGAGGAACTGGGAAGACGGCTCAGGGTGGCCCGCTTCGAGAAGAACCTCACGCTCAAGCAGGTGGCGACCCGGTGCGGCATGTCGGCCACGCACATCTCCGAGGTCGAGAGGGGCAAGACCTCTCCCACCATCGGTGCGCTCCAGCGCATTGCCGCGGCGCTCGGCGAGAACCCGTCCCACTTCGTCCGAGAGGACATCATCGAGCCCGTGAAGTTCACTCCCGCGGCGTCCCGCTGCAGCTTCGTGACGCGCACGGTGGGCGGAGCGCCGACGCCGATCGAGTTCGTCACCGCAGGCATCCGGGGCGGATACGTTCAGGTCATGCGAAGGGTCGGTCCCCCCGGTGAGAGCGGCGACGCCGAGCCACGCATCGGGGAGATCGTGGTTCTCTGCGTCAGGGGCGCGATCAGGGTTACCGTTTGCGATCAGAGCTGGACGCTGCGGGAAGGCGACACACTGCAGACCAGGATGGACGACGGGTTTGCTGCCGAGGTCGTGGGCGACGAGGAGGCCGAGAGCCTCTGGATCATGGCAGCGCCTGTGCTCATCCCGGTCTGA
- a CDS encoding bifunctional enoyl-CoA hydratase/phosphate acetyltransferase — translation MAKRAGGRSKSGAGGRPRGRAAKPRGQAKPPCDAPRVPPRSFEELMERALRCAREQGPSVMGVAGAEDACALAAAHDAWKLGLVEPVLVGDPDAVARAARGEGVDISRWRVVKAADPVASCRAAVELARKGEVSMLMKGKVQTADLMRAALDRETGIRAGSLMSHIAMLSTPEFGRILCMSDGGIVPAPTLEQKAGIIQNSVGAMRKLGWDCPKVAVVCAFELVNPKLQATVDAAALAKMNERGQITGCTVDGPLGFDNAISEQAAASKGVVGAVAGKAELVIFSDIDVGNVFYKALAFMTGGSEHAGVLVGAKVPIVMASRSDGAEIKRNSIAAGVVIAHAADA, via the coding sequence ATGGCGAAGCGGGCCGGCGGAAGGTCGAAGAGCGGAGCGGGCGGGCGGCCGCGGGGAAGGGCCGCGAAGCCGCGCGGGCAGGCGAAGCCCCCGTGCGACGCGCCGCGCGTTCCGCCGAGGAGCTTCGAGGAGCTCATGGAGCGCGCGCTCAGGTGCGCGAGGGAGCAGGGCCCCTCGGTGATGGGCGTGGCCGGCGCCGAGGACGCGTGCGCGCTTGCGGCCGCGCACGATGCGTGGAAGCTCGGGCTCGTCGAGCCGGTGCTCGTCGGCGACCCGGACGCGGTCGCGCGGGCGGCGAGGGGCGAGGGCGTCGACATCTCGCGGTGGCGCGTGGTGAAGGCGGCCGACCCCGTCGCGTCGTGCCGGGCCGCGGTCGAGCTCGCGCGGAAGGGCGAGGTGAGCATGCTCATGAAGGGCAAGGTCCAGACGGCCGACCTCATGCGGGCCGCGCTCGACCGCGAGACCGGCATCCGCGCCGGGAGCCTCATGAGCCACATCGCGATGCTGAGCACACCGGAGTTCGGCCGCATCCTCTGCATGTCGGACGGCGGCATCGTGCCCGCGCCGACGCTCGAGCAGAAGGCCGGCATCATCCAGAACTCCGTCGGCGCGATGCGCAAACTCGGGTGGGACTGCCCGAAGGTGGCCGTCGTGTGCGCGTTCGAGCTCGTGAACCCGAAGCTCCAGGCGACGGTGGACGCTGCCGCGCTGGCCAAGATGAACGAGCGCGGACAGATCACGGGCTGCACCGTGGACGGGCCGCTCGGATTCGACAACGCCATCAGCGAGCAGGCGGCCGCGAGCAAGGGCGTCGTAGGCGCCGTCGCGGGCAAGGCGGAGCTCGTCATCTTCTCGGACATCGACGTCGGGAACGTCTTCTACAAGGCGCTCGCCTTCATGACCGGCGGGTCCGAGCACGCGGGGGTCCTGGTCGGGGCGAAGGTGCCCATCGTGATGGCATCGCGCTCCGACGGGGCGGAGATCAAGAGGAACTCGATCGCCGCGGGCGTCGTGATCGCCCACGCGGCCGACGCATGA
- the tig gene encoding trigger factor: protein MLVRVEEAGGWKRKLRVGVPEAAVEKKFEELLEELTGRVEMPGFRKGKVPRDLLVQRYGQALRADAIEALMAGAYIEAVKEAGLRPICDPAVQDLEAIPTDGKYHFTATVEVRPEIELRDYEGLEFTEHVPIVTNVDVERAIESLREQQAELASVARPSVPGDYVIIDYERLGDGGTPVPDSKSVDYPCEVGKGYIPPELDEALAGVSAGDEKTVTLTFPADHRVADVAGKSVPFAVKVKEIREKRLPPVDDAFARAVAGGETVLDLRVRVRNSLEAQARAFARGRLEEEIIGAIIARNPFELPECLVEERLAEMHRRACEGRGDEEKPKEDEFRQTYRPVVEHQLKASLLLGTIAEKHGIKVEPGDVEKRVGALAARQGKDPAQLMSDLKDTEALSKIEDELWLEKVHDHIVAISKVTTELVDLAKLREAAAQGAAEASAPPDARD from the coding sequence TTGCTCGTTCGCGTGGAAGAGGCAGGCGGCTGGAAGAGGAAGCTCCGCGTGGGAGTCCCCGAGGCCGCCGTCGAGAAGAAGTTCGAGGAGCTGCTCGAGGAGCTGACCGGGCGCGTCGAGATGCCCGGGTTTCGCAAGGGCAAGGTGCCGCGCGACCTCCTGGTCCAGCGCTACGGTCAGGCGCTCCGCGCCGACGCCATCGAGGCGCTCATGGCGGGAGCGTACATCGAGGCGGTGAAGGAGGCGGGACTTCGGCCCATCTGCGATCCCGCCGTGCAGGACCTCGAGGCCATCCCGACGGACGGGAAGTACCACTTCACCGCGACGGTCGAGGTGCGGCCCGAGATCGAGCTTAGGGACTACGAGGGGCTCGAGTTCACCGAGCACGTTCCCATCGTCACGAACGTGGACGTCGAGCGGGCGATCGAGTCGCTCAGGGAGCAGCAGGCGGAGCTTGCGTCGGTGGCGCGGCCGTCCGTGCCGGGCGACTACGTCATCATCGACTACGAGCGCCTCGGCGACGGCGGCACGCCGGTTCCGGACTCGAAGTCCGTTGATTATCCGTGCGAGGTGGGCAAGGGGTACATACCTCCCGAGCTCGACGAGGCGCTCGCGGGCGTCTCGGCGGGCGACGAGAAGACGGTGACGCTGACGTTCCCGGCCGATCACCGCGTCGCCGACGTGGCCGGGAAGAGCGTGCCCTTCGCCGTGAAGGTCAAGGAGATCCGCGAGAAGCGGCTGCCTCCCGTGGACGACGCGTTCGCGCGCGCCGTGGCGGGCGGCGAGACCGTGCTCGACCTCAGGGTGCGCGTGCGGAACTCCCTCGAGGCCCAGGCCCGCGCCTTCGCGCGCGGCCGGCTCGAGGAGGAGATCATCGGCGCCATCATCGCGCGGAACCCCTTCGAGCTTCCGGAGTGCCTCGTGGAGGAGCGGCTGGCGGAGATGCACCGGCGGGCCTGCGAGGGACGGGGCGACGAGGAGAAGCCGAAGGAGGACGAGTTCCGGCAGACCTACCGGCCGGTCGTGGAGCACCAGCTCAAGGCGAGCCTGCTCCTCGGGACGATCGCTGAGAAGCACGGGATCAAGGTCGAACCGGGCGACGTCGAGAAGCGCGTCGGCGCGCTCGCCGCGCGCCAGGGCAAGGATCCGGCGCAGCTCATGAGCGACCTCAAGGACACCGAGGCGCTCTCGAAGATCGAGGACGAGCTCTGGCTTGAGAAGGTGCACGATCACATTGTCGCCATCTCGAAGGTCACGACCGAGCTCGTGGACCTTGCCAAGCTGAGGGAAGCCGCTGCGCAGGGCGCCGCCGAGGCCTCAGCGCCGCCGGACGCGAGAGACTGA
- a CDS encoding prepilin peptidase, producing MTVVAAALFIIGCIFGSFLNVVAYRAPRGRSIVHPPSACPACGARVRPWDNVPVLSFLLLRGRCRDCGARISPRYPVVELLGGAVPLLLWLRYGAGAELAILWPLSYVLIVLSVIDLDSRILPDRVTLPGIAVGLIVSPLLGMTTFVESLIGAVVGGGALLLVALLGDAVFRKESMGGGDIKLAAMLGAFLGWKLCLVLLFVAFFAGAVVGVATIAVRGRQWDRTVPFGPFIAFGAFSASLWGDALLRWYLSIFR from the coding sequence GTGACCGTGGTCGCGGCGGCCCTCTTCATCATCGGCTGCATCTTCGGGAGCTTCCTGAACGTCGTGGCATACCGGGCGCCGCGCGGGCGGTCGATCGTGCATCCACCGTCGGCCTGTCCCGCCTGCGGCGCCCGCGTCCGTCCCTGGGACAACGTGCCGGTCCTGAGCTTCCTCCTCCTGCGCGGGCGGTGCAGGGACTGCGGGGCGCGGATCTCGCCGCGCTACCCCGTGGTGGAGCTCCTGGGCGGCGCCGTGCCGCTCCTTCTGTGGCTACGCTACGGGGCGGGGGCGGAGCTGGCGATCCTGTGGCCGCTCTCGTACGTGCTCATCGTGCTCTCCGTCATCGACCTCGACTCCCGGATCCTGCCTGACAGGGTGACGCTTCCCGGCATCGCCGTCGGACTCATCGTCTCGCCGCTCCTCGGCATGACGACCTTCGTCGAGTCGCTCATCGGGGCGGTGGTGGGTGGCGGGGCGCTCCTCCTCGTCGCTCTCCTGGGCGACGCCGTGTTCCGGAAGGAGAGCATGGGCGGCGGCGACATCAAGCTCGCCGCCATGCTGGGGGCGTTCCTCGGCTGGAAGCTGTGCCTGGTCCTGCTCTTCGTGGCCTTCTTTGCGGGAGCCGTGGTGGGCGTGGCGACGATCGCGGTCAGGGGAAGGCAGTGGGATCGGACCGTTCCCTTCGGTCCGTTCATCGCCTTCGGCGCATTCAGCGCCTCGCTCTGGGGCGACGCGCTCCTCAGGTGGTACCTGTCGATCTTCCGCTAG
- the buk gene encoding butyrate kinase — protein sequence MTTKIAVFEGDKRVLDASVEHTREELARFESIPAQLDHRRAAVETALSERGQIGRPFDAVVGRGGLLRSIPSGTYVVNEAMLEDARMGYAGQHASNLGPLLADALAKRLGGRALVVDPVSVDEFEPLARYSGLHGIERKSLGHALNTKATAKKAARRLGRPLDALNLIVAHLGSGISITPLRRGRMVDVNNAASGGPFSPERTGGLPLIEMLDYMAANGVSLERMKRVITREGGLLSYLGTNDFKDVARRIDEGDAKAREVVEAMAYQIAKEIGAMSAALSGEVDSIVLTGAMAHSPLLVGLVTDRVSFIAGVMVLPGENELESLAAGALEVLRGVERPRTYPAG from the coding sequence ATGACGACGAAGATCGCCGTCTTCGAGGGCGATAAGCGCGTGCTGGACGCGAGCGTCGAGCACACCCGCGAGGAGCTGGCGCGCTTCGAGTCCATCCCCGCGCAGCTGGACCACCGGCGCGCGGCCGTCGAGACGGCGCTCTCCGAACGCGGGCAGATCGGCAGGCCCTTCGACGCCGTCGTCGGCCGCGGGGGGCTGCTCCGCTCCATCCCGAGCGGCACGTACGTCGTGAACGAGGCGATGCTCGAGGACGCGCGGATGGGCTACGCCGGACAGCACGCCTCGAACCTGGGGCCGCTTCTCGCCGACGCTCTTGCGAAGCGACTCGGCGGCCGCGCGCTCGTCGTGGACCCCGTGAGCGTGGACGAGTTTGAGCCGCTGGCGCGCTACTCGGGCCTTCACGGGATCGAGCGCAAGAGCCTCGGGCACGCGCTCAACACGAAGGCGACCGCCAAGAAGGCGGCGCGGCGGCTCGGCAGGCCGCTCGACGCGCTCAACCTCATCGTCGCGCACCTCGGAAGCGGCATCTCCATCACCCCGCTCCGCCGCGGGCGGATGGTGGACGTGAACAACGCCGCGTCCGGCGGGCCGTTCTCCCCCGAGCGCACCGGAGGGCTCCCGCTCATCGAGATGCTGGACTACATGGCGGCGAACGGGGTGTCGCTCGAGCGGATGAAGCGGGTGATCACGCGGGAGGGCGGCCTTCTCTCGTATCTCGGGACCAACGACTTCAAGGACGTGGCGCGCCGGATCGACGAGGGAGACGCGAAGGCGCGCGAGGTCGTCGAGGCGATGGCGTACCAGATCGCCAAGGAGATCGGCGCGATGTCCGCGGCGCTGTCGGGCGAGGTGGATTCGATCGTGCTCACCGGCGCGATGGCGCACTCGCCGCTTCTCGTGGGACTCGTGACGGACCGCGTCTCGTTCATCGCGGGCGTCATGGTGCTGCCCGGCGAGAACGAACTCGAGAGCCTGGCGGCGGGGGCGCTCGAGGTGCTGCGGGGTGTCGAGAGGCCGAGGACATACCCGGCGGGTTAG
- a CDS encoding PLP-dependent aminotransferase family protein, with product MISDLQDVFSVNAKGMQKSVIRELLKLTLRPEIISFAGGLPDPKAFPTDEVAGITADVLRRDGASVLQYGPTEGDPRLKAQIIAHHEQQDRITLKQENVLITVGSQQGLDLVARIFVDIGDVVIVGLPSYVGGLQAFSGYGARMVGVPLDDHGTRVDLVERELEKLRKMGKKPKFIYEVPDFQNPAGITMTEDRRLKLLDLAKRYDVLILEDSPYRELRYEGEPVKPIFKLDGNGQVIGLYTFSKILFPGMRLGWVIADEAIIQKLVTAMQAADLCPPSFNQAIIAEFAARGLLDKNIERVKAIYREKRQIMLKALEDHMPDIPGLRWTKPDGGLFLWVTLPDHMDADEMFYEAVEQNVAYVVGSAFHSDGGGRNAMRLNFSYPTKEEIVEGVKRLGKVIESYDRVKARARQQIASP from the coding sequence GTGATCAGCGATCTCCAGGACGTCTTCTCGGTCAACGCCAAGGGCATGCAGAAGTCCGTGATCCGGGAGCTCCTCAAGCTCACGCTCAGGCCCGAGATCATCTCCTTCGCCGGGGGTCTGCCGGACCCGAAGGCGTTCCCCACCGACGAGGTGGCAGGCATCACCGCGGACGTCCTCCGGCGAGATGGCGCGAGCGTGCTCCAGTACGGGCCGACCGAGGGTGACCCGCGCCTCAAGGCGCAGATCATCGCCCACCACGAGCAGCAGGACAGGATCACGCTCAAGCAGGAGAACGTGCTCATCACGGTGGGGTCCCAGCAGGGTCTCGACCTCGTGGCCAGGATCTTCGTCGACATCGGCGATGTCGTCATCGTGGGGCTGCCGTCGTACGTCGGTGGGCTTCAGGCGTTCTCCGGGTACGGCGCGCGCATGGTCGGCGTGCCGCTTGACGACCACGGCACGCGCGTGGATCTGGTCGAGCGCGAGCTCGAGAAGCTCCGCAAGATGGGGAAGAAGCCGAAGTTCATCTACGAGGTCCCCGACTTCCAGAACCCGGCCGGCATCACGATGACGGAGGACCGCCGGCTCAAGCTCCTGGACCTCGCCAAGCGCTACGACGTCCTCATCCTCGAGGACAGCCCGTACCGGGAGCTGCGCTACGAAGGCGAGCCCGTGAAGCCGATCTTCAAGCTCGACGGCAACGGGCAGGTCATCGGCCTGTACACGTTCTCGAAGATCCTCTTCCCCGGCATGAGGCTCGGATGGGTCATCGCGGACGAGGCGATCATCCAGAAGCTCGTCACGGCGATGCAGGCCGCGGACCTGTGCCCTCCGTCGTTCAACCAGGCCATCATCGCCGAGTTCGCGGCGAGAGGGCTGCTCGACAAGAACATCGAGAGGGTCAAGGCGATCTACCGGGAGAAGCGGCAGATCATGCTGAAGGCCCTCGAGGACCACATGCCCGACATCCCCGGCCTGCGGTGGACGAAGCCGGACGGCGGGCTCTTCCTCTGGGTCACGCTGCCCGACCACATGGACGCCGACGAGATGTTCTACGAGGCCGTCGAGCAGAACGTCGCGTACGTCGTTGGCTCGGCCTTCCACAGCGACGGCGGCGGACGGAACGCGATGCGCCTCAACTTCTCCTATCCCACGAAGGAGGAGATCGTCGAGGGCGTGAAGCGGTTGGGCAAGGTCATCGAGAGCTACGATCGCGTGAAGGCGAGGGCGCGGCAGCAGATCGCGTCGCCCTGA
- a CDS encoding helix-turn-helix transcriptional regulator, with protein sequence MPSKQEVGRRLRLARFRHNMTLKDVAVKSGMSATHISEIERGSTSPTIGCLQKIAAALGERPAYFVEESEPTRVKLTRRDARPKEYRCGTDGHVVVGETVTGGAPWSTMHVAYGFINVGETINRPPGMGEVVVLCMSGMIRATIEDQSVVIREGDTVQFKFDRGYRLENVGDERAEGMVIAAYPERSGW encoded by the coding sequence ATGCCATCGAAGCAAGAGGTGGGGCGCAGGCTGCGACTCGCCCGCTTTCGTCACAACATGACGCTGAAGGACGTTGCCGTGAAGTCCGGCATGTCGGCGACGCACATCTCCGAGATCGAGCGCGGCAGCACGTCTCCGACCATCGGCTGCCTTCAGAAGATCGCCGCGGCCCTCGGCGAGCGGCCCGCGTACTTCGTCGAGGAGTCCGAGCCGACGCGCGTCAAGCTCACGCGGCGGGACGCGCGGCCGAAGGAGTACCGCTGCGGCACGGACGGCCACGTTGTCGTTGGGGAGACCGTGACGGGCGGCGCGCCGTGGAGCACGATGCACGTCGCCTACGGGTTCATCAACGTCGGCGAGACGATCAACCGCCCCCCCGGCATGGGAGAGGTCGTGGTCCTCTGCATGTCCGGGATGATCCGCGCCACCATCGAGGATCAGAGCGTCGTCATCCGCGAGGGCGACACGGTGCAGTTCAAGTTCGACCGCGGCTACCGCCTCGAGAACGTCGGCGACGAGCGCGCCGAGGGCATGGTCATCGCTGCCTATCCCGAGAGATCGGGCTGGTAG
- the clpP gene encoding ATP-dependent Clp endopeptidase proteolytic subunit ClpP translates to MGLTPFVIEQTRYGERSYDIFSRLLRDNIVFVGMPIDDRIANTVIAQLLFLDAQDPDRDIYLYINSPGGYVASGLAIYDTMQYIRANVHTVCMGQAASMAAVLLAAGTKGKRSALPHARVMIHQPAGGTEGQATDLEIYAKEIVYMRERLVDILAAHTGQDAERIRRDSDRNFFMSAEEAKEYGIIDQVITRKLEIVKK, encoded by the coding sequence ATGGGACTTACGCCCTTCGTCATCGAGCAGACGCGGTACGGCGAGCGCTCGTACGACATCTTCTCGCGGCTGCTCCGCGACAACATCGTCTTCGTCGGCATGCCCATCGACGATCGCATCGCGAACACGGTCATCGCGCAGCTCCTGTTCCTCGACGCGCAGGACCCGGACCGCGACATCTACCTCTACATCAACAGCCCCGGCGGCTACGTCGCGTCCGGGCTCGCGATCTACGACACGATGCAGTACATCCGCGCCAACGTGCACACGGTCTGCATGGGGCAGGCCGCGAGCATGGCGGCCGTGCTGCTCGCCGCGGGGACGAAGGGCAAGCGCTCCGCGCTGCCGCACGCGCGGGTCATGATCCACCAGCCGGCGGGCGGCACCGAGGGGCAGGCGACCGACCTCGAGATCTACGCGAAGGAGATCGTCTACATGCGCGAGCGCCTCGTGGACATCCTCGCCGCGCACACGGGCCAGGACGCCGAGCGCATCCGCCGCGACTCCGACAGGAACTTCTTCATGTCGGCCGAGGAGGCGAAGGAGTACGGGATCATCGACCAGGTGATCACGCGCAAGCTCGAGATCGTGAAGAAGTAG
- a CDS encoding DUF4900 domain-containing protein: MRTTIRTLIRGDSGSTLVVVMLLAIIMLITVASVFEFGAPDAGLATHAARRSQALYLAEAGLARAYSWLEAQPDPPTHTSEFQPLGAGPDTLACGTYAVSVLPDPDNPARLRKYFTIRSSASAGDKTRVVECDVMTQSYAQFIYFTEDERLPGSTTPVWFCSHDMLNGALHTNGRLHLWGNPTFMGRVSSAYGGPDDPDPAHNPSFMFYNNDYYNHVESAAASNPPHDVPVFGSGYELGTTSIDLPDCLDDLRTLAAVGGLPITGNTEIELSRLNGGSRMYGYLSYRPIGGSTWTDVQLSTINGVVFVTGQTRVMGILDGSLTIGSSLDMYITDDVRYRDSNADGPLPGCDDLLGLISERNIIVADNTPNRTDCTIHAHMMALNTSFQAQNHRSGSPRGTLTVHGGIIQKFRGAVGTGTIRNGQVVISTGYAKNYRYDPRFNVIQPPGYFLTGKYYRLAWREVTNA, from the coding sequence ATGAGAACCACCATTCGAACCCTCATCAGGGGCGATTCGGGATCGACACTTGTGGTGGTGATGCTGCTGGCCATCATCATGCTGATCACCGTCGCCTCGGTCTTCGAGTTCGGGGCTCCGGACGCGGGGCTGGCCACGCACGCCGCCCGCCGCTCGCAGGCGCTCTACCTTGCCGAGGCGGGCCTCGCCCGGGCCTACAGCTGGCTCGAGGCTCAGCCGGACCCGCCGACGCACACCTCGGAGTTCCAGCCTCTCGGGGCGGGCCCCGACACGCTCGCGTGCGGGACGTACGCCGTATCGGTCCTCCCCGACCCCGACAACCCCGCGCGGTTGAGGAAGTACTTCACGATCCGCTCGTCGGCCAGCGCCGGCGACAAGACAAGGGTCGTCGAGTGCGACGTCATGACGCAGTCGTACGCGCAGTTCATCTACTTCACGGAGGACGAGCGCCTGCCGGGCTCGACGACGCCCGTCTGGTTCTGCTCGCACGACATGCTCAACGGCGCCCTCCACACGAACGGACGGCTGCACCTCTGGGGCAACCCGACGTTCATGGGCCGGGTCTCGAGCGCGTACGGCGGCCCGGATGACCCCGACCCCGCGCACAACCCGAGCTTCATGTTCTACAACAACGATTACTACAACCACGTGGAATCGGCGGCCGCGAGCAACCCGCCCCACGACGTTCCCGTGTTCGGCAGCGGATACGAGCTCGGCACGACCTCGATCGACCTTCCCGACTGCCTCGATGACCTCCGCACACTGGCGGCGGTCGGGGGGCTCCCGATCACCGGCAACACGGAGATCGAGCTCTCGCGGCTCAACGGCGGCTCGCGGATGTACGGGTACCTGAGCTATCGCCCGATCGGGGGCAGCACGTGGACGGACGTGCAGCTCTCCACGATCAACGGTGTCGTGTTCGTCACCGGCCAGACACGGGTGATGGGGATCCTCGACGGGAGCCTGACGATCGGGTCCTCGCTGGACATGTACATCACAGACGACGTCCGGTACCGGGACAGCAACGCCGACGGACCGCTCCCGGGGTGCGACGACCTCCTGGGTCTCATCTCCGAGAGGAACATCATCGTCGCCGACAACACCCCGAACCGGACGGACTGCACCATCCACGCCCATATGATGGCGCTCAACACGTCGTTCCAGGCGCAGAACCACAGGTCCGGGTCGCCCCGCGGCACTCTCACGGTCCACGGCGGCATCATCCAGAAGTTCCGCGGCGCGGTCGGGACGGGCACGATAAGAAACGGCCAGGTTGTCATCAGCACCGGGTACGCGAAGAACTACCGCTACGATCCCAGGTTCAACGTGATCCAGCCGCCGGGCTACTTCCTCACCGGCAAGTACTACAGGCTCGCGTGGCGGGAGGTGACCAATGCGTAG